A part of Streptomyces sp. NBC_01235 genomic DNA contains:
- a CDS encoding SDR family oxidoreductase, producing the protein MTTTLPVLVVGATGSLGGKVVDELLGRGKNVRALVRPTTDASRLESRGVEIARGDMLDLDSLVAAMNGADAVITTAAGYTRGGKNAHDIDTVGNANLAEAAHRAGIRRFVLTSILTSDQTPQVPHFWHKKLAEDKLEQLGVPFVALRPGAFLDQIATMAGNPIDKGRLMWIGKTTVPLTFVLTSDLAAYLATAVDAEADNGERIDIGWDRPVSMREMADLMGRRAGKKIKVLAVPSVVARAAGAVAGRFMHLVKDMAAMFGWFDTGRYVADPRRQEQLFGPVPRAEDALSRYTDELGTVQRR; encoded by the coding sequence ATGACCACCACCCTCCCCGTCCTCGTAGTCGGCGCGACCGGCTCCCTCGGCGGCAAGGTCGTCGACGAACTGCTGGGGCGCGGTAAGAACGTCCGCGCCCTGGTCCGGCCGACCACCGACGCGAGCAGGCTCGAAAGCCGGGGTGTCGAGATCGCCCGCGGCGACATGCTCGACCTCGACTCGCTCGTCGCCGCCATGAACGGTGCCGATGCCGTCATCACCACCGCTGCCGGCTACACCCGCGGCGGCAAGAACGCGCACGACATCGACACCGTCGGCAACGCCAACCTGGCCGAGGCCGCCCACCGCGCCGGCATCCGGCGGTTCGTCCTGACCAGCATCCTCACGAGCGACCAGACGCCCCAAGTCCCGCACTTCTGGCACAAGAAGCTCGCCGAGGACAAGCTCGAACAGCTCGGCGTCCCGTTCGTCGCACTGCGGCCGGGGGCATTCCTCGACCAGATTGCGACCATGGCGGGCAACCCGATCGACAAGGGCCGCCTGATGTGGATCGGCAAGACCACCGTCCCGCTGACCTTCGTCCTCACCTCCGACCTCGCGGCGTACCTGGCGACCGCCGTCGACGCCGAGGCCGACAACGGGGAGCGCATCGACATCGGCTGGGACCGTCCGGTCAGCATGCGCGAGATGGCCGACCTGATGGGCCGCCGGGCCGGAAAGAAGATCAAGGTACTGGCCGTCCCCTCCGTCGTCGCCCGCGCCGCAGGAGCCGTCGCCGGACGCTTCATGCACCTGGTCAAGGACATGGCCGCGATGTTCGGCTGGTTCGACACCGGCCGCTACGTCGCCGACCCCCGACGCCAGGAGCAGTTGTTCGGCCCCGTCCCCAGGGCCGAGGATGCCCTCAGCCGGTACACCGACGAGCTGGGCACAGTGCAGCGCCGGTGA
- a CDS encoding alkene reductase — MLNALWTPTTVGDISLPHRLVMAPMTRDRSTPEGVPTELNAEYYAQRASHALIITEGTQPSTDGQGYLLTPGIHNDEQIAGWRKVTDAVHAADGRIVIQLMHTGRIAHPDNTPHGRRPVAPSAIRPQGAMFTASGPQDMPTPRALSTQEVATTVEDFRRAAAAAVTAGADGVEIHGANGYLVHQFLSDNTNQRTDRYGGSLDNRIRFAVEVVAAVADEIGADRTGLRISPGNPYNDIAESDTAELYPALLRALSPLGLAYLHVLHAGDDALLGTLRALWPTTLILNRAGTDLPTRAKDIAHGTADLVSVGALALANPDLVERLRSDAPLNTPDPATFYGGGVAGYTDYPTHTV, encoded by the coding sequence ATGCTGAACGCCCTGTGGACGCCGACCACCGTCGGCGACATCTCCCTGCCGCACCGCCTGGTCATGGCCCCCATGACCCGTGACCGCTCCACACCTGAAGGCGTACCGACCGAGTTGAACGCCGAGTACTACGCCCAGCGGGCCTCGCACGCGCTCATCATCACCGAGGGAACCCAGCCCTCCACCGACGGCCAGGGCTACCTCCTCACCCCCGGCATCCACAACGACGAGCAGATCGCCGGGTGGCGCAAGGTCACCGACGCCGTGCACGCGGCCGACGGCCGCATCGTCATCCAGCTGATGCACACCGGACGCATCGCCCACCCCGACAACACCCCCCACGGGCGCCGGCCGGTCGCCCCTTCGGCGATCCGGCCGCAGGGCGCGATGTTCACCGCGTCCGGGCCCCAGGACATGCCCACGCCCCGTGCTCTGTCGACGCAGGAGGTCGCGACGACCGTCGAGGACTTCCGCCGCGCCGCAGCGGCCGCCGTCACGGCAGGCGCCGACGGCGTGGAGATCCACGGTGCCAACGGCTACCTGGTGCACCAGTTCCTGTCCGACAACACCAACCAGCGCACCGACCGCTACGGCGGTTCCCTCGACAACCGCATCCGCTTCGCCGTCGAGGTCGTCGCTGCCGTGGCCGACGAGATCGGCGCCGACCGCACCGGCCTGCGCATCTCCCCCGGCAACCCCTACAACGACATCGCCGAGTCCGACACAGCCGAGCTGTATCCGGCTCTCCTGCGCGCCCTCAGCCCGCTCGGCCTCGCCTACCTCCACGTCCTCCACGCGGGCGACGACGCGCTGCTGGGCACCCTGCGCGCGCTGTGGCCGACCACGCTGATCCTCAACCGGGCCGGCACCGACCTGCCCACCCGCGCCAAGGACATCGCCCACGGCACGGCCGACCTTGTCTCCGTCGGGGCCCTCGCGCTGGCCAACCCGGACCTGGTCGAGCGGCTACGCTCTGACGCGCCGCTGAACACCCCCGACCCGGCGACCTTCTACGGCGGCGGAGTGGCCGGCTACACCGACTACCCCACCCACACCGTCTGA
- a CDS encoding xanthine dehydrogenase family protein molybdopterin-binding subunit, with protein MVYSLAASTLTVAAPLGCDAAPAEGAEPTAATTRRPSDVLVTGADEEMLVLEVTEANKVVVRLPRVEVGQGVTTAVAMMIAEELDVRLADVDIPLADARAKGNQFTGGSSSVRSLYGPARELAALARAKLVTAAARRWNLPARSLHTRNTKVIAPDGRSATFGSLTASAARITRPAVSSKPKPASRHRVIGRPTTRIDARDIVTGKAKYAGDLAVAGAKPTVVARPPTLGGKLVSVDSRVARAMPGVHAVVKVAGGVAVVAESFHHAFKARDALRITWAPGPLASLSDAAIRSRLRAAVPRLGNPPSGSAQTEGEFEFAFVSHAPMEVLTAVADVRAGHAEIWFSSQTPMDARESIASAVGLPSSKVKVHVIRGGGSFGRRLNYDAAIEAALISKAARRPVKLMWSRADDIRHGRMRPASHHRIRASHARGRVVAFTHVMASVSESYEGKGLSAQGSARDGVTPAVAPASGPLPSDSGLYNFGRVSGDSGSVELAMPLGAWRSVDSGTMRTAEEIVVDEVARSLGKDPIAFRRTTLRNKAVKAVLDKVADAGDWGRTLPAGQAQGVAVHEEYDSCVACLVEIDATDPKNPRVTKVVMAADVGTAVNPRGLEAQLMGTAIDGISTVLQAGLHIDRGAVRESSYADFHYARQRHAPLRFEAHIMPSRREPGGAGELGVPAAAGAVANAYARATGSKPRRFPLNF; from the coding sequence GTGGTCTACTCGCTCGCGGCATCCACGCTGACCGTCGCCGCGCCGCTCGGCTGTGACGCGGCGCCGGCGGAAGGCGCCGAGCCCACCGCGGCCACGACGCGCCGGCCGTCCGACGTGCTGGTGACCGGCGCCGACGAGGAGATGCTGGTCCTCGAAGTCACCGAAGCCAACAAGGTCGTCGTACGACTGCCGCGCGTCGAGGTCGGCCAGGGCGTCACCACCGCGGTCGCCATGATGATCGCCGAGGAGCTGGATGTCCGGCTCGCCGACGTCGACATCCCGCTCGCCGACGCCCGGGCCAAGGGCAACCAGTTCACGGGCGGTTCGAGCTCGGTGAGGTCGCTGTACGGTCCGGCCCGTGAGCTGGCCGCCTTGGCGCGTGCCAAGCTGGTGACCGCGGCGGCCAGGCGCTGGAACCTTCCCGCGCGGTCCCTGCACACCCGGAACACGAAGGTGATCGCACCGGACGGGCGTTCGGCCACCTTCGGTTCGCTGACCGCGAGCGCCGCCCGGATCACCCGGCCGGCCGTGTCGAGCAAACCCAAGCCCGCGTCCCGGCACCGGGTGATCGGGCGACCGACGACCCGGATCGACGCCCGGGACATCGTCACCGGCAAGGCCAAGTACGCCGGGGACCTGGCGGTGGCCGGAGCGAAGCCGACCGTGGTGGCCCGGCCGCCGACGCTCGGCGGGAAGCTCGTCTCGGTCGACTCCCGGGTCGCACGCGCGATGCCGGGCGTCCACGCCGTCGTCAAGGTCGCCGGTGGGGTCGCCGTGGTCGCGGAGTCTTTCCACCACGCTTTCAAGGCGAGGGACGCCCTGCGGATCACCTGGGCACCGGGTCCGCTCGCGTCGCTCTCCGATGCCGCGATCCGCTCGCGGCTGCGGGCCGCCGTCCCACGACTCGGCAACCCGCCGAGCGGATCGGCGCAGACGGAGGGCGAGTTCGAGTTCGCCTTCGTCAGTCACGCCCCCATGGAGGTGCTGACAGCGGTGGCGGACGTTCGTGCGGGCCACGCCGAGATCTGGTTCTCCTCCCAGACGCCGATGGACGCGCGGGAGAGCATCGCCTCGGCGGTCGGGCTGCCCAGTTCGAAGGTGAAGGTTCACGTCATACGAGGCGGCGGCTCCTTCGGCCGGCGGCTGAACTACGACGCCGCGATCGAGGCGGCCCTCATCTCGAAGGCGGCACGCCGGCCGGTCAAGCTGATGTGGAGCCGCGCCGACGACATCCGGCACGGCCGGATGCGCCCGGCCAGCCACCACCGGATCCGGGCCAGCCACGCACGGGGCAGGGTGGTGGCGTTCACCCACGTGATGGCCTCGGTGAGCGAGTCGTACGAGGGGAAGGGCCTTTCCGCTCAGGGGTCCGCTCGGGACGGGGTGACGCCGGCCGTCGCACCTGCTTCCGGCCCGCTGCCCAGCGACAGCGGCCTGTACAACTTCGGCCGTGTGTCCGGGGACTCGGGATCGGTCGAACTGGCGATGCCCCTCGGCGCCTGGCGGTCGGTGGACTCCGGGACGATGCGGACCGCGGAGGAGATCGTCGTCGACGAGGTCGCGAGGAGCCTGGGAAAGGACCCGATCGCCTTCCGGCGCACCACACTCAGGAACAAGGCCGTCAAAGCCGTGCTCGACAAGGTCGCGGACGCCGGTGACTGGGGCCGGACCCTGCCGGCGGGCCAGGCACAGGGCGTCGCCGTCCACGAGGAGTACGACTCCTGCGTGGCCTGCCTGGTCGAAATCGACGCCACCGACCCGAAGAACCCCCGGGTGACCAAGGTGGTGATGGCGGCCGACGTCGGAACGGCCGTCAACCCGCGCGGCCTTGAGGCCCAGCTCATGGGCACCGCGATCGACGGCATCTCCACCGTCCTCCAGGCCGGTCTGCACATCGACCGGGGCGCCGTCCGCGAGAGCAGCTACGCCGACTTCCACTACGCCCGCCAGCGGCACGCCCCGTTGCGCTTCGAGGCACACATCATGCCCTCCCGGCGGGAACCGGGCGGGGCGGGCGAACTCGGCGTCCCGGCCGCGGCCGGCGCCGTCGCCAACGCCTATGCCCGGGCGACCGGTTCCAAGCCCCGCCGCTTCCCTCTCAACTTCTGA
- a CDS encoding diacylglycerol/lipid kinase family protein yields MHRDSGARGRLVQRWSARLALVAGLAAVVVLLAFAGIRSIALLGTGLAGLAITGASLWWALTLRGIGRLLAFVLAAVAPLAVLALYAWAELLWVVLVSLALWALGVSVGGAALSRDSEPAGPQETRTAPPKRPFLIMNPRSGGGKVEKFHLKEKAEALDADVLLLDTAHQQDVVALADKAVEDGADLLGVAGGDGTQALVAGVAARHGIPFMVISAGTRNHFALDLGLDRDDPSTCLDALTDGVELCVDLGFIGERAFVNNASFGTYAAVVQSPAYRDDKVRTILQTLPDLLTHRRGARLAVRTADMAIDGPQAVLVSNNPYRMGDPAGLGRREVLDSGALGVLGVNVDNAAQAAELLAGRHAPGLTSLTAQEVVIDADEPEIEAGVDGEALTLPTPVRCTIHPRALRVRVPRHRPGVPRTRAPMDWRRLRKLALS; encoded by the coding sequence ATGCACAGGGACTCCGGGGCGCGCGGTCGCCTCGTACAGCGTTGGTCCGCACGGCTTGCCCTCGTGGCCGGGCTCGCTGCCGTGGTGGTCCTGCTCGCGTTCGCCGGAATCAGGAGCATCGCGCTCCTGGGTACCGGGCTGGCCGGGCTGGCCATAACAGGAGCGAGCCTGTGGTGGGCACTGACCCTGCGTGGAATCGGCAGACTGCTCGCCTTCGTCCTGGCCGCCGTCGCCCCGCTTGCGGTGTTGGCGCTCTACGCATGGGCGGAGCTGCTGTGGGTCGTGCTCGTCTCCCTTGCCCTGTGGGCTCTCGGGGTTTCCGTCGGCGGAGCGGCACTCAGCAGGGACAGCGAGCCGGCCGGCCCCCAGGAGACGCGGACTGCTCCTCCCAAGCGCCCCTTCCTCATCATGAATCCACGATCAGGCGGTGGAAAGGTGGAGAAGTTCCACCTCAAGGAGAAGGCCGAGGCGCTCGACGCCGACGTCCTCCTGCTGGACACCGCTCATCAGCAGGACGTGGTCGCGCTCGCCGACAAGGCGGTCGAAGACGGCGCCGACCTTCTCGGAGTCGCAGGCGGTGACGGCACACAAGCCCTGGTCGCCGGAGTCGCCGCCAGGCACGGCATTCCCTTCATGGTGATCTCGGCCGGAACCCGCAACCACTTCGCCCTCGACCTCGGCCTGGACCGGGACGACCCGTCGACCTGCCTGGACGCGCTCACAGACGGCGTCGAACTCTGCGTCGACCTCGGTTTCATCGGTGAGCGAGCCTTTGTCAACAACGCGTCCTTCGGCACCTACGCAGCCGTGGTGCAAAGTCCCGCCTACCGCGACGACAAGGTCCGCACCATCCTCCAGACGCTTCCCGACCTGCTGACCCACCGGCGCGGTGCCCGGCTGGCCGTCCGCACCGCGGACATGGCCATCGACGGACCCCAGGCCGTGCTCGTCAGCAACAACCCCTACCGGATGGGCGACCCCGCCGGCCTCGGACGCCGCGAGGTCCTGGACTCAGGTGCCCTCGGCGTCCTGGGCGTCAACGTCGACAACGCCGCGCAGGCAGCCGAGTTGCTCGCGGGGAGGCACGCGCCCGGCCTCACCAGCCTGACCGCCCAGGAGGTCGTCATCGACGCGGACGAGCCCGAGATCGAGGCCGGGGTCGACGGCGAGGCACTGACCCTGCCGACGCCCGTACGATGCACGATCCACCCCCGGGCCCTGCGCGTACGGGTACCACGCCACCGCCCTGGCGTGCCCCGGACGAGGGCCCCCATGGACTGGCGGCGGCTACGGAAGCTGGCCCTGAGCTGA
- a CDS encoding MarR family winged helix-turn-helix transcriptional regulator, which yields MPAPTPRIPTTAGEGPMSYAIFQLARAHRARAAAMLREMDLHPGQELLLMHLLDRDGQTQSELLESVGLDHSTVSKSLRRMQDAGLLIREPAEHDRRVLVVHLTDKGRAMREPLAAMWRALEETSALNLSGQQAESFVRMAYAIADAINSRAVPREESE from the coding sequence ATGCCCGCCCCCACACCCCGCATCCCCACGACGGCCGGCGAGGGGCCGATGAGTTACGCGATCTTCCAGCTCGCCCGTGCTCACCGCGCCCGCGCTGCCGCCATGCTCCGCGAGATGGACCTGCATCCCGGACAGGAACTGCTGCTGATGCACCTCCTGGACCGAGACGGCCAGACCCAGTCCGAGCTGCTCGAAAGCGTCGGCCTGGACCACTCCACCGTCTCCAAGTCCCTCCGCCGCATGCAGGACGCCGGCCTGCTCATCCGCGAGCCGGCCGAACACGACCGGCGCGTCCTGGTCGTCCACCTCACCGACAAGGGCCGTGCCATGCGCGAGCCCCTGGCAGCCATGTGGCGGGCCCTGGAGGAGACCTCCGCGCTGAACCTGTCGGGGCAGCAGGCAGAGTCCTTCGTCCGCATGGCCTACGCCATCGCCGACGCGATCAACAGCCGTGCCGTTCCGCGGGAAGAGTCCGAGTAA
- a CDS encoding (2Fe-2S)-binding protein — translation MPSYSFVLNGKPVTVEAPSDMPVLWVLRDMLNVTGPKYGCGVGVCRACTSHLDGEEIQPCVVRVADCADREVTTIEGLADGDKLHPVQQAWLDRDVAQCGFCQPGQIMAAAALLKKTPQPTDADIDDIENVCRCGTYSRIREAIKKAAANG, via the coding sequence ATGCCCTCCTACTCCTTCGTCCTCAACGGGAAGCCGGTCACTGTCGAGGCCCCGTCCGACATGCCAGTGCTGTGGGTCCTGCGGGACATGCTGAACGTCACGGGACCCAAGTACGGCTGCGGCGTGGGCGTCTGCCGTGCCTGCACGAGCCACCTCGACGGCGAGGAGATCCAGCCCTGTGTCGTACGGGTCGCGGACTGTGCGGACCGCGAGGTCACCACGATCGAAGGCCTGGCCGACGGCGACAAGCTGCACCCCGTGCAGCAGGCATGGCTCGACCGCGATGTCGCGCAGTGCGGCTTCTGCCAGCCGGGCCAGATCATGGCCGCGGCGGCCCTGCTGAAGAAGACGCCCCAACCGACGGACGCCGACATCGACGACATCGAGAACGTCTGCCGCTGCGGTACTTACTCCCGGATCCGCGAAGCGATCAAGAAGGCCGCGGCGAACGGCTGA
- a CDS encoding sensor histidine kinase, with product MNRARVQWQRVPAPVVDIVLATVAAVDVWLNMWDHTRLGVALAAVGCAALVFRRRFPLGVFLLTLPIALMQDVAVAVLVALFTLAERSRNRRLLAVCVALSALASSTPWPLAEVDRTMTLVFFVYGLATAAAPVLFGQLLQAQRDLARRLAEIEEAREHERALHAQAVLARERAQLAREMHDVVSHQVSLIAVRAGALQVATKDADAKEAARTIRSLSVTTLDELRTMVTLLRASGGHATELTPQPTLAELHKLVESSGTHTELSGALPPAVGTPAQRAIYRTVQEALTNVRKHAPGATARVELWQDGDNVGVTVTNTATTRPSLSLPGSQQGLVGLRERADILHGTLEAAPTAEGGYRVRLRIPLGAD from the coding sequence ATGAACCGCGCACGCGTCCAGTGGCAGCGGGTTCCTGCTCCGGTCGTCGACATCGTCCTGGCGACGGTGGCAGCCGTGGACGTATGGCTGAACATGTGGGACCACACGCGGCTTGGCGTCGCGCTGGCCGCGGTCGGCTGCGCCGCGTTGGTCTTCCGGCGCAGGTTCCCGCTCGGCGTCTTCCTGCTCACCCTGCCCATCGCGCTGATGCAGGATGTCGCCGTCGCTGTGCTCGTGGCGCTGTTCACCCTGGCCGAACGCTCCCGCAACCGCCGTCTCCTCGCCGTGTGCGTCGCCCTGTCCGCCCTCGCGAGCAGCACTCCCTGGCCCCTGGCCGAGGTCGACCGAACCATGACACTGGTCTTCTTCGTGTACGGCCTGGCGACCGCCGCGGCCCCCGTCCTCTTCGGCCAGCTTCTCCAGGCGCAACGGGACTTGGCGCGGCGGCTGGCCGAGATCGAGGAGGCCAGGGAGCACGAGCGGGCCCTGCACGCCCAGGCCGTGCTCGCCCGCGAACGCGCCCAACTGGCTCGCGAGATGCACGACGTGGTCTCCCACCAGGTCAGCCTGATCGCCGTACGGGCCGGGGCGTTGCAGGTCGCCACCAAGGACGCGGACGCCAAGGAGGCCGCCCGCACGATCCGTTCGCTGAGCGTCACCACGCTCGACGAACTGCGCACCATGGTCACGCTGCTGCGCGCCTCCGGCGGCCACGCCACCGAGCTGACGCCTCAGCCCACCCTGGCCGAACTGCACAAACTGGTGGAGTCGAGCGGCACTCACACCGAGTTGTCGGGTGCGCTTCCGCCCGCCGTGGGCACACCCGCGCAACGGGCCATCTATCGCACGGTCCAGGAGGCGTTGACCAACGTCCGCAAGCACGCCCCCGGCGCCACGGCCCGCGTCGAACTGTGGCAGGACGGCGACAACGTCGGAGTCACCGTCACCAACACCGCGACCACGCGTCCCTCCCTGTCCCTGCCCGGTTCACAGCAGGGCTTGGTCGGTCTGCGGGAACGGGCCGACATCCTGCACGGCACCCTGGAGGCGGCCCCTACCGCGGAGGGCGGCTACCGGGTGCGGCTGCGGATTCCGCTCGGTGCGGACTGA
- a CDS encoding response regulator transcription factor: MVVDDEALVRSGFELILGASQDIEVVATASGGDAVETVRRERPDVVLLDIRMPDVDGLTVLREMRTMPDAPVVAMLTTFDADEYILTALHCGAAGFLLKDTAPEQLAHLVRTLAAGGVVLSPKASRTLLHSHPGTRTAVDEEAARVRLLTARERDVLVLVAEGLSNADIGARIHLGAGTVKDHVSAILTKLRVTSRVQAALLAQRAGLLDERPQPEARR; encoded by the coding sequence GTGGTGGTGGACGACGAGGCACTGGTCCGCTCGGGCTTCGAACTCATTCTGGGCGCCTCGCAGGACATCGAGGTCGTCGCGACGGCGAGCGGGGGCGACGCCGTGGAGACCGTCCGCCGGGAGCGGCCCGACGTGGTGCTGCTGGACATCCGGATGCCGGACGTCGACGGGCTCACCGTCCTGCGCGAGATGCGCACGATGCCGGACGCTCCGGTGGTGGCGATGCTGACCACGTTCGACGCCGACGAGTACATCCTGACCGCGCTGCACTGCGGCGCGGCCGGTTTCCTCCTCAAGGACACCGCGCCGGAGCAGCTCGCTCACCTGGTGCGCACCCTCGCCGCGGGCGGTGTGGTGCTGTCCCCCAAGGCGTCGCGGACCCTGCTGCACAGCCACCCGGGCACCCGGACGGCCGTCGACGAGGAGGCGGCCCGCGTCCGGCTGCTCACCGCCCGCGAGCGCGACGTCCTCGTCCTGGTGGCCGAGGGCCTGTCGAACGCCGACATCGGGGCGCGCATCCACCTGGGTGCCGGCACGGTCAAGGACCACGTCAGCGCGATCCTCACCAAGCTGCGGGTGACCAGCCGGGTGCAGGCCGCGCTGCTGGCGCAGCGGGCCGGACTGCTCGATGAGCGCCCGCAACCTGAAGCCAGACGATGA
- a CDS encoding NADP-dependent oxidoreductase — protein MKAILFDRFGGTEVLHEADIEVPQPGPGQIRVRVKAAGLNALDGKIRSGALEALFPTPLPAVPGGELAGVVDALGEGVRDVQVGDEVLGWSDTGSYAQYALATIVAPKPAGLDWQHAVALPVAGETAERVLNLLGVAAGETVLMHGAAGAVGTLAVQLATARGARVIGTAGPANQDYLASLGATATLYGEGLVERVRALAPDGVDAVFDLAGKGALEDSINLRGGTDRIVTIADFGAHQLGITFASGGQERSAARLAALAQDAATGKVVTTVTAYPLDQAATAQQVSDAGHVRGKLVLTLD, from the coding sequence ATGAAAGCCATCCTGTTCGACCGTTTCGGAGGCACGGAAGTGCTGCACGAGGCGGACATCGAGGTCCCGCAACCCGGCCCCGGGCAGATCCGCGTCCGCGTCAAGGCGGCCGGGCTGAACGCGCTGGACGGCAAGATCCGCTCCGGGGCACTGGAGGCGCTGTTCCCCACGCCGCTGCCCGCCGTCCCCGGTGGCGAGCTCGCCGGCGTGGTGGACGCCCTGGGTGAGGGCGTGCGGGACGTGCAGGTGGGTGACGAGGTGCTGGGCTGGTCGGACACCGGCTCGTACGCCCAGTACGCGCTGGCCACCATCGTGGCCCCCAAGCCCGCCGGCCTCGACTGGCAGCACGCGGTCGCGCTGCCGGTGGCGGGCGAGACGGCCGAGCGGGTCCTGAACCTTCTCGGCGTCGCCGCCGGGGAGACCGTGCTGATGCACGGCGCGGCCGGAGCGGTCGGAACCCTGGCGGTCCAGCTCGCCACGGCCCGCGGAGCGCGTGTCATCGGCACCGCCGGCCCCGCCAACCAGGACTACCTCGCCTCGCTCGGCGCCACCGCGACCCTCTACGGCGAGGGCCTGGTCGAGCGGGTCCGGGCGCTCGCCCCCGACGGCGTGGACGCGGTGTTCGACCTGGCTGGGAAGGGAGCCCTCGAGGACTCCATCAACCTGCGCGGCGGCACCGACCGCATCGTCACCATCGCCGACTTCGGCGCGCACCAGCTCGGCATCACCTTCGCCAGCGGTGGCCAGGAACGCTCGGCCGCCCGCCTGGCCGCCCTGGCCCAGGACGCCGCGACCGGCAAGGTCGTCACCACCGTCACCGCCTACCCGCTCGACCAGGCCGCCACGGCCCAGCAGGTCAGCGACGCCGGGCATGTCCGCGGCAAGCTCGTCCTCACCCTCGACTGA